From bacterium:
GGCGACTGTCCAGGGAGCGCGGAGGCATACTTTAGTATTCCGCACAAGCGAACGACACAGCAACGCAGCCAGAACGGAAAAGAACCTCGTGAATAATCCGGGCTAGGTATATAGGAATCCGGATAATAAATAAAACAAGTAAATACTTGGACACGTAGATACTTAGACACTTAGAAGCAACATTTATATTGGATCCTGGATCATTTTGGAGAGGAAAAACCGTTATGCCCATATACGAGTTCAAGTGCAAAAAGTGCAGCCATCAGTTCGAGACCCTGACAAGCAGTACTGAAGATGGATCAGGGCTTAAATGCCCCGAGTGTGGAGAACCGAAACCGGAAAAGCTCATGTCCATGTTTTCCTCTTCAGGGACCCGGTCCAAGGCCTCCGGTGGAGGAGGATGCGGTCATTCCCACAGCGGCGGCTTTACGTGAGGATAGTTTTTTCCGCAGTTTGCGGGAAAAGTTATCCGAATGACAGGGTCGCAAAAAGTCCGTTACCGGTTTTTTGCTCATCGGAAAGTGAAAAGCGCGGTTTTCCCTTTCCTCCTTTGAAAAACAGGGGAAAAATGTAAAACCGTCATTCGGGAATTATCGCCAATTGCGGGATTGTCCGGAATCCAGCCATTCTTGCCGCGGCGTAGTTCGAAGAACGAAGACGGGTCATTCCGGAAACCAACGCAAGGGGCGGGGTTGTCCGGAATCCAGTCGCACCATGTCATTGCGAGGCCCGTGTATTGACATGGCCGAAGCAATCCCGGTTTCTATTAAAGCGATGTTTTTTTACCACTGAGTTATTGAGGACACAGAGAAAGTCTGAATTCTGGGAAGGCGCGGTTCCTGTAAAAGCGTCTAAAGGCTGCCTCTCGCGGAGACGCGGAGCCGCAGAGAAAACCGGAATCTCAGGAAGGCGCGGTCCCTGTGAAGGCGGTGTTTCCACCACGGAGGTCACCCTTCGACAAGCTCAGGGCAGGCGGAGGACACAGAGAAAGGCGGAGAAAAAGTCGAACGTGGGGGAAAGAGCGGTTCAGGCACTTAGATACTTAGACACGTAGATACTTGGACACATAAGTCTTCCGGAATCCAGCCTGGATTGCCTGCCTGCCCCGAGCCCAGTCGAGGGGTCATCGCGAGCCGCCCCAAAGCGACTTGTCCGCCATCTTGTCCTCCATAGCTCGTTCTCTCCCCTAATCTGGGTGTTCCAAACGAGCGACGGTGGAAGCTGGTCGAGAGGCGTTAGCGACGGTGGAAGGCGGCTCACTGGTAGGCCGCACGTCCCGCGGAGTTACGCTGTTAGATCTACCCCTTCTTTGATTATTGGTTTAACCGCGGCCCTCTGCGTTACAGCTCTTCCCCCTCGCCCATGCGCCCATGCTCCTTCACCCCTTCGTCCGCTCTTCTCTCCGTGTCCCCGCGTCCCCGTGTCTCCGCGTCCCCGCGGCCCCGCGTCATATGTCGCACTGTACAGAATTAATATGTGCGACCACTACAGCACTTCCACCTGCTTCTCAGGTTCGATGGGGCTGGTGCGCATGGCGAAGGAGTACAGGAACGGGTAGTTGTCGTGAAGGTGTCTCATGTACATGAGCCATTCCCTGAAAAGGTGCCCATAGGATCTTGAAATATCACCCTTCAGGTGTTCAAAATCCGATTCGGGAACCGTGGAAAGGTCTGTCCTCGCGTCCAGTTCTTCCGTCAGATGGAAGATCGCCCAAAGCAGATTCGTAAAATTCTCATTTTCCAGAAGGCTTGGATTCTCCAGAAGTCGAACCATGAAATCCCGTCGGGCGGTAAGCATCTGTCTTAGATCATCGAGGGCTGGCCTGTCGACATTGATCCGGAATGGATAATCGTCGATCTTTTTAAACAAAGACAACACTTCCTTGACATTAAGGTCTCCAGCCGACTCGAAGGTTTCTCTTAAAATCATGCCCTGGGGATCACTGATGTAAAGGGAACGAAGCAGATCCGTACCAAGCTCGCTGAAGAAGACACCGATCACCATGTTCATCTTCTGTAACCTGGCCCCCTTGCTCATGATGACCATGAGCTCGGCAATGATAAGAGTCACCACAAGACCTTGTATCGGTACAAAGGCCAGGCTGGCCAGCCATCCCTTTTTAATGAAGTGCAGATCACCAAAGACCAGGTAATGCAGACTGTAGATGACCATGGAAGTGGTAAGAAGACCGAGGGCAAGCAGAACGGTCCATTTTATGCGCTGCATATGCTTATTACCTCCCTTTCAAAATTCTTTTTCCTAATCGTGACAATTTGCTCTGGGCAGATTCATGATCTCGTACCCCAACCGTGGGATCTACCATGAATCTCTTCAAGCAGAGGACCTTTAAACAGGACAAGACGGATGAGTCGCACCGTGGAGCCCTGATAGGTTTCCCAGAATTTATGGACAGCCTCAAGGTAGGCGTCTGCGCAAATATCGTGGGGAACGGAGAAGATGCCGAAACTGACTCCCGGGAAGGACAGCGATCCCCACTTCATCTCGTGGGCCTTTACAAAGGAAGAGTACAGGGCTCCTACCAGCTTGGCGTGTTCACCACCCTCCCCCATCTGGGGACCGACTGTGTGAATGACACCCTTGAAGGGAAGATGGCCGGCTGTGGTGACGACCGCACCGCCCACCGGCACCTCTCCCTGCTGGCGAACGATCCTGTGACCCTCCTCCGCCAAAGTAAAACCAGCTGCCTTCCCTATTGCATGAGCACTCCCGCGCCGTGGGCGAGATGGGAGTTGGCAGCGTTAACAATGGCGTCCGTTTTTTCTGCAAACAGGTCGCCTTTTACAAACTCGAATGCCCGCCCCTGCTGAAAATCCACATGCCGTATAACCTCGTTGTCCCCGGACTTCATCTCCATCAAATCGGGTTCAATCTGATGTCATTTCAGATAACCCGATATTGCGTAAAATGTCCAGCCGATCCGGGGTTTTTCACAGATGGAAGAAATGATACTTTCATTTGTGCGTTTTACCGCTTCCCTGACCTGTGAACCCGCCAAAGGAGTTTAACATGGATAGCGCAACTGTTGATCCCGCTAACAGCAGAGTCCTTGAAATCATAAAGAAACGTTACAGCTGCCGACGCTATCGATCGGACCAGGTGGATGATCCACGGCTGGATGTGATGAAAGAAGCAGTGCGCTGGGCTCCGTCAGCATGCAACAGGCAGCCTTATACATTTCATTTCGTTGCCGATGAAAATACCATCAAGGAAATAGCCCGGTCTGTCCCCCTCGGACCGGCGTCTGTGAACGAGTGGATCAAATCAGCACCTCTCATCGTTGCGGCCGTGGGACAACCGGAGCTTTTGTGGCACAAGATGACCCAGGTCATCGACACTGATTACCACCGTACGGATGCCATCATTGCCATGGATCACATCTCCCTGGTGGCAACGGAACTGGGTCTTGGCACCTGCTGGGTCGGGTGGTTCCACAGGAAAAAAGTCGGGAAGATTCTCAAGATCAAAAGCGGTGAGGAGGTTGTGATCCTGATGACGGTGGGTTTCCCGGAGAAGGAACCCTCTTCCAGGAGGGAACGCAAGGAGATTGCTGAACTTGTAGTGCAAAGGTGAGTGGAGGGGAATCAGTGCGGAGGGCGTGGTGCGAAGGGTGAGAAATCCAGGAGCCAGGAGAAAAACCTGTATCAAAGAGTATCTGCGTATCTTAAGTATCAAGGTGTCGAGGTGGAAATCTGTAACTCAAAACCCAGACCTTAGGTCGGCATCATTGCAAGGTCGCCCCACATTCCGAAGCAAGCTATTAATTCAAAAGCTTTAACGCTGAGGGCCGCAGATAGCGCCAATTAACAGGCGCCATCACAGAGAACCGCTGTTAACCCCTGAGTCCGGTTTAATATTTAACCGCGAAACTCTGCGGTGCAGCCTATAAGTGGCTGCCCTGCGAAACCCTGCGTTAAGGCTTTGATCGTTTTTGTAAGAGTCAGTTTGTCACTCCGGGCCGAGCCGAAGGAGAAAACCCGAAATCCGATCGCTTCAGCCGTCACTCCGGGCCGACCAATAGTCTCCTTCCTTCTTCTTCCTCCCCCTATTGAGGGGGGAGGAT
This genomic window contains:
- a CDS encoding zinc ribbon domain-containing protein; the protein is MPIYEFKCKKCSHQFETLTSSTEDGSGLKCPECGEPKPEKLMSMFSSSGTRSKASGGGGCGHSHSGGFT
- a CDS encoding macro domain-containing protein; protein product: MAEEGHRIVRQQGEVPVGGAVVTTAGHLPFKGVIHTVGPQMGEGGEHAKLVGALYSSFVKAHEMKWGSLSFPGVSFGIFSVPHDICADAYLEAVHKFWETYQGSTVRLIRLVLFKGPLLEEIHGRSHGWGTRS
- a CDS encoding nitroreductase family protein; amino-acid sequence: MDSATVDPANSRVLEIIKKRYSCRRYRSDQVDDPRLDVMKEAVRWAPSACNRQPYTFHFVADENTIKEIARSVPLGPASVNEWIKSAPLIVAAVGQPELLWHKMTQVIDTDYHRTDAIIAMDHISLVATELGLGTCWVGWFHRKKVGKILKIKSGEEVVILMTVGFPEKEPSSRRERKEIAELVVQR